The proteins below come from a single Methanothermobacter sp. genomic window:
- a CDS encoding YbjQ family protein yields MLMLTSNTVEGKVIGRYHGIVTGDALIGANIYKDLFSGVRDVVGGRTSAYERELARARELALSSMREAAGKLGADAIIGVRIDYHNLGGTMGNTILVSATGTAVSLEE; encoded by the coding sequence ATGCTCATGTTAACGTCGAATACCGTTGAGGGTAAGGTGATAGGCAGGTACCATGGTATCGTGACCGGGGATGCGCTCATAGGGGCCAACATATACAAGGACCTCTTTTCGGGTGTGAGGGACGTTGTTGGTGGCAGGACATCGGCCTATGAGAGGGAACTTGCAAGGGCAAGGGAACTGGCCCTGTCCTCCATGAGGGAGGCCGCCGGCAAGCTGGGAGCTGACGCAATTATAGGGGTGAGGATTGACTACCATAACCTTGGGGGTACAATGGGGAACACGATCCTCGTATCCGCCACCGGGACAGCGGTGTCCCTTGAGGAGTGA